From a single Arachis hypogaea cultivar Tifrunner chromosome 3, arahy.Tifrunner.gnm2.J5K5, whole genome shotgun sequence genomic region:
- the LOC112789222 gene encoding uncharacterized protein, whose product MRGQRMSIHSMTTWLKRQPPKVKAFLAVISGMAALVLLRFIVHDHDNLFVAAEAVHSLGISVLIYKLIKEKTCAGLSLKSQELTAIFLAVRLYCSFVMEYDIHTLLDFATFVTTMWVIYMIRFKLKASYMEEKDNFAIYYVVIPCAVLALLIHPSTSHHLLNRIFWAFCVYLEAVSVLPQLRVMQNTKIVEPFTAHYVFALGVARFLSCAHWVLQVLDTRGHLLVALGYGLWPPMVLISEIVQTFILADFCYYYVKSVFGGQLVLRLPSGVV is encoded by the exons ATGAGGGGTCAGAGAATGTCGATCCACTCCATGACCACGTGGCTCAAGCGGCAGCCACCAAAGGTGAAGGCTTTCCTCGCCGTGATTTCCGGCATGGCGGCGCTTGTTCTGCTCCGCTTCATCGTCCACGACCACGACAACCTATTCGTCGCCGCCGAGGCTGTTCACTCCCTCGGCATCTCTGTTCTCATCTATAAGCTCATCAAGGAGAAGACCTGCGCCG GATTGTCACTCAAGTCCCAGGAATTAACAGCTATCTTTTTAGCTGTTAGGCTGTACTGTAGTTTTGTCATGGAATATGATATACACACACTACTCGATTTCGCTACTTTCGTAACTACAATGTGGGTCATATACATGATTCGGTTCAAACTGAAGGCTAGTTACATGGAAGAGAAGGACAACTTTGCGATATACTATGTG GTGATACCCTGTGCTGTGTTGGCCTTGCTTATTCATCCATCAACTTCTCATCATTTATTGAACAGGATTTTCTGGGCATTCTGTGTATATCTGGAAGCAGTTTCGGTATTACCTCAACTGCGGGTCATGCAGAACACCAAA ATTGTTGAGCCATTCACTGCTCATTATGTATTTGCGCTGGGTGTTGCAAGATTCCTTAGCTGTGCTCATTGGGTTCTTCAG GTGTTAGATACCCGTGGACATTTGTTGGTTGCCTTGGGGTATGGTTTATGGCCACCGATGGTTCTTATATCAGAAATTGTCCAGACCTTCATCCTAGCAGATTTCTGTTACTACTATGTCAAAAG TGTTTTTGGAGGTCAGCTTGTTCTTCGTCTTCCCTCTGGAGTGGTGTGA
- the LOC112789219 gene encoding type III polyketide synthase B encodes MSEEILKKYPELALEGLPTVKQRLEICNKAVTQMAIEASQVCIKNWGRSLSDITHLVYVSSSEARLPGGDLYLARGLGLSPATQRVLLYFVGCSGGVAGLRVAKDIAENNPGSRVLLATSETTIIGFKPPSADRPYDLVGVALFGDGAGAMIIGSDPIEGTEKPLFELNTAIQEFLPDTEKKIDGRLTEEGISFKLARELPQIIEDNVEDFCDKLMSVAGFQNKEYNKLFWAVHPGGPAILNRIEKRLDLLPEKLNASRKALMDYGNASSNTIVYVLEYMLEEAIKIRKDGGDDPEWGMLLAFGPGITFEGILARNLCN; translated from the coding sequence ATGTCTGAGGAGATACTAAAGAAGTACCCAGAACTTGCGCTTGAAGGCCTTCCAACGGTGAAGCAAAGGCTAGAGATATGTAACAAGGCAGTGACACAAATGGCAATTGAAGCCTCCCAGGTTTGCATCAAGAACTGGGGTAGATCCTTATCTGACATAACACACTTGGTTTATGTCTCATCAAGTGAAGCTAGACTACCTGGTGGTGACCTTTATCTAGCCAGAGGACTAGGACTCAGCCCTGCGACTCAACGAGTCTTGCTCTATTTCGTGGGGTGCTCAGGGGGTGTGGCCGGCCTACGTGTTGCAAAAGACATAGCCGAGAACAACCCTGGTAGCAGAGTGCTTCTAGCTACTTCTGAGACTACAATCATTGGGTTCAAACCACCAAGTGCAGATAGACCCTATGATCTTGTTGGGGTGGCTCTCTTTGGTGATGGCGCTGGTGCAATGATAATTGGCTCAGACCCAATAGAGGGTACTGAGAAGCCTCTCTTTGAGCTTAACACAGCAATTCAAGAGTTTCTGCCAGACACTGAGAAGAAGATTGATGGAAGATTGACTGAAGAGGGGATAAGCTTCAAGTTAGCAAGAGAACTTCCTCAGATAATTGAGGACAATGTGGAAGATTTCTGTGACAAGTTAATGAGTGTTGCTGGATTCCAGAACAAGGAGTATAATAAGCTGTTCTGGGCAGTGCATCCAGGTGGCCCTGCAATCTTAAACCGCATAGAGAAGAGGCTCGACTTGCTGCCAGAGAAGTTGAATGCAAGTAGAAAGGCTTTGATGGATTATGGAAATGCTAGCAGCAACACCATTGTGTATGTGCTGGAATACATGCTAGAAGAGGCCATTAAGATTAGAAAGGATGGTGGAGATGATCCTGAATGGGGCATGTTGCTTGCTTTTGGACCTGGGATCACTTTTGAAGGGATTCTAGCAAGGAACCTGTGTAATTAA
- the LOC112789220 gene encoding uncharacterized protein At4g19900, producing MFRTLRSRLRSQRRPRYGLLLCALVSTLFLFSFHHTPQTNNPHHHRHHHHRHHHHRRFLRRIHPFHHLVNYDTILSDSVVDAASSSEDAIDALDIVDEQSTLGDTSDDDDTADAGEEPSLIQLNVSGYFFYHVGGAIRKAFTKSSPGDREDGSRQVGIFLGSPVMGNEDRSKATFGSDDIPVDERVRRKVVEVKGVEDALLLKLGRKDSPLREGWGDWFDKKGDFLRKDKMLRSNLEGLNPLHNPFLQDPDGVGVTGLTKGDKILHKALLNELKRQPFRGEKLPGSSQHD from the coding sequence ATGTTTCGAACTCTCCGATCCCGGCTCCGATCACAGCGGCGCCCTCGCTATGGGTTGTTGCTATGTGCCCTCGTTTCAaccctcttcctcttctctttccaccACACACCCCAAACCAACAACccccaccaccaccgccaccatcATCACCGTCACCACCATCATCGTCGTTTTCTCAGAAGAATCCATCCCTTCCACCATTTGGTCAACTACGACACCATCCTCTCCGATTCCGTCGTCGACGCCGCATCTTCCAGCGAGGACGCCATCGACGCCCTTGACATCGTCGACGAACAATCCACTCTCGGTGACACATCCGACGATGACGACACTGCTGACGCCGGCGAAGAACCCTCCCTCATCCAACTTAATGTTTCCGGCTACTTTTTCTACCATGTCGGTGGCGCCATTAGAAAGGCCTTCACCAAGAGTTCCCCGGGTGATCGGGAAGATGGGTCTCGCCAAGTTGGAATCTTTTTGGGGTCTCCGGTAATGGGTAATGAAGATCGAAGCAAGGCCACGTTTGGCTCTGATGATATTCCGGTTGATGAACGTGTTCGGAGGAAGGTTGTTGAGGTAAAGGGTGTGGAAGACGCTCTTCTTTTGAAACTGGGAAGAAAGGATTCGCCTTTGAGGGAAGGTTGGGGTGATTGGTTTGATAAAAAGGGTGACTTTTTGAGGAAGGATAAGATGCTTAGGTCAAATTTAGAAGGGTTGAATCCCCTTCATAATCCTTTTCTTCAGGACCCTGATGGTGTTGGTGTAACTGGTTTGACCAAAGGTGATAAGATTTTGCATAAGGCATTGTTGAATGAACTTAAGCGGCAACCCTTTCGTGGAGAAAAGTTGCCAGGAAGCTCACAACATGATTGA